In the Streptomyces sp. f51 genome, one interval contains:
- a CDS encoding styrene monooxygenase/indole monooxygenase family protein, which translates to MRKILVVGAGQSGLQLALGLQSHGYEVTLMSNRTADEIRSGRVMSTQCMFDTALQHERDLQLNFWESQAPRIEGLGVSVAVPGSFDPGPSQRAIDWVGKLDGYAQSVDQRVKMAGWMETFAQRGGQLVIHGAAVSDLDYFSRAYDLVLVSAGKGELVSMFGRDAERSPYTEPQRALAVSYVHGLGPRPEHPDYDAVRCNLVPGVGELFIMPTLTTSGRADILFWEGIPGGPLDVFNGVKDPSEHLSLTLELMERFTPWEYARATNVELTDAGATLSGRYAPTVRNPIGRLPGGGLVLGVADVVVANDPITGQGSNSASKCAAAYLASIVEQGDKPFDEEWMQATFDRYWDTAQHVTKWTNAMLGVPPEHVLNLIGAAGQLPPVADRFANGFNNPADFENFFFDPEKTNAYLASVTGA; encoded by the coding sequence ATGCGGAAGATACTCGTCGTCGGAGCCGGTCAGTCCGGACTCCAGCTCGCCCTCGGACTCCAGTCGCACGGGTACGAGGTCACCCTGATGTCGAACCGGACGGCGGACGAGATCCGCTCGGGCCGGGTCATGTCGACGCAGTGCATGTTCGACACGGCGCTCCAGCACGAGCGCGATCTCCAGCTGAACTTCTGGGAGTCCCAGGCCCCGAGGATCGAGGGACTCGGTGTCTCGGTGGCCGTCCCCGGCTCCTTCGACCCGGGCCCCTCGCAGCGCGCCATCGACTGGGTCGGCAAGCTCGACGGCTACGCCCAGTCGGTCGACCAGCGGGTCAAGATGGCCGGCTGGATGGAGACGTTCGCACAGCGCGGCGGCCAGCTCGTCATCCACGGCGCCGCGGTCTCCGACCTCGACTACTTCTCCCGCGCGTACGACCTGGTGCTCGTCTCGGCGGGCAAGGGCGAACTCGTCTCGATGTTCGGCCGTGACGCCGAGCGTTCGCCGTACACCGAGCCGCAGCGCGCCCTCGCGGTCTCCTACGTGCACGGCCTGGGCCCGCGCCCCGAGCACCCGGACTACGACGCGGTCCGCTGCAACCTGGTCCCCGGCGTCGGCGAGCTGTTCATCATGCCGACGCTCACGACCTCGGGACGCGCCGACATCCTGTTCTGGGAGGGCATTCCGGGCGGCCCGCTCGACGTCTTCAACGGCGTCAAGGACCCGTCCGAGCACCTCTCCCTGACCCTGGAACTCATGGAGCGGTTCACGCCCTGGGAGTACGCGCGCGCCACCAACGTCGAACTGACCGACGCGGGCGCCACGTTGTCCGGGCGCTACGCCCCCACGGTCCGCAATCCGATCGGCCGGCTGCCCGGCGGCGGACTGGTCCTCGGTGTCGCCGACGTCGTCGTGGCCAACGACCCGATCACCGGCCAGGGTTCCAACTCGGCCTCCAAGTGCGCCGCCGCCTACCTGGCCTCGATCGTCGAGCAGGGCGACAAGCCCTTCGACGAGGAGTGGATGCAGGCGACGTTCGACCGCTACTGGGACACCGCGCAGCACGTCACCAAGTGGACCAACGCGATGCTGGGCGTCCCGCCGGAGCACGTCCTCAACCTGATCGGTGCGGCGGGCCAACTCCCGCCCGTGGCCGACCGCTTCGCCAACGGCTTCAACAACCCGGCCGACTTCGAGAACTTCTTCTTCGACCCGGAGAAGACGAACGCCTACCTGGCGTCGGTCACCGGGGCGTAG
- a CDS encoding ATP/GTP-binding protein, whose protein sequence is MDSVVSDAEAGVAPGAEPGVAPLLDEEENLQAWQTDRTRAPIATKIVVAGGFGVGKTTLVTAVSEITPLQTEALMTQASEETDDLTGTPDKLTTTVAMDFGRITLDDDLVLYLFGTPGQQRFWFMWDDLVRGAIGAVVLADTRRLSDCFPALDYFESCGLPYVVAVNHFDGSEVFEPDDVREALTVPPHIPVMIMDARRRISVVETLLALVGHALEVSPE, encoded by the coding sequence GTGGACTCCGTCGTCTCTGACGCCGAAGCAGGCGTCGCTCCCGGCGCCGAACCCGGCGTCGCCCCCCTCCTCGACGAGGAGGAGAACCTTCAGGCCTGGCAGACGGACCGCACGCGCGCGCCGATCGCCACGAAGATCGTGGTGGCCGGCGGCTTCGGCGTCGGCAAGACCACGCTCGTGACCGCCGTCTCGGAGATCACGCCTCTCCAGACGGAGGCGCTGATGACCCAGGCGAGCGAGGAGACCGACGACCTCACGGGGACGCCGGACAAGCTGACCACCACCGTGGCCATGGACTTCGGGCGCATCACGCTCGACGACGACCTGGTGCTCTACCTCTTCGGTACGCCGGGGCAGCAGCGGTTCTGGTTCATGTGGGACGACCTGGTGCGCGGTGCGATCGGCGCGGTGGTCCTCGCCGACACCCGCCGCCTCTCGGACTGCTTCCCGGCGCTCGACTACTTCGAGAGCTGCGGACTGCCGTACGTCGTCGCCGTGAACCACTTCGACGGCAGCGAGGTGTTCGAGCCGGACGATGTGCGCGAAGCCCTCACGGTTCCTCCGCACATACCTGTCATGATCATGGACGCGCGCCGCCGTATCTCGGTCGTCGAGACCCTGCTCGCGCTCGTCGGCCACGCGCTCGAAGTCAGCCCCGAATAG
- a CDS encoding nitrate- and nitrite sensing domain-containing protein — protein sequence MQKTRPRRTGKKTASNSTAGGAVGDATDSTGRGRTAHVRNRLIVAVAVVAAAIAGAGTPMVLSASQQLNDSQNLVTLAQRTQQALTLAHALADERDEVTSYVAAGRPRAKAPSEQRSTLVDRQVDELRADADAPAALIHDLDAIATLRHEALTGKSSALQAHQAYSGAIAELHALAEDLADRMPPRAGSGAHALAELDTAVQQSAAARGLLLAALGVPHTTQSVYNPLTGLSTTTNISSAADTKQRDALSAAAQQARVRSDAAVADFRETAPKQAVNVYDSTVTGPDVGSADKYLENLTAQPKLSDSALGTGVKKLDAALSARIDLMRGAEASLNDHRTKDLEKLRDDDVTALELRVTLLGVLMLVAAGMTMAMARSLTRPLAVLRLGSARLAADPATAEPVKFTGRNDEFAQVVRSVNALHAHTVALHERIAPLEGDRKHLIGQRQQTADERDRLRAELAASVAHLEQVRGTIHSTFVNLALRTLGLVERQLGVIEGLEEREQDPDRLSTLFKLDHFATVMRRHSENLLVLAGAEHVQHHAGAVPLVDVARASVSEIERYERVRIAALPPHAHIAGFAADDISHLVAELLENATSFSPPDVPVEVSGWLLESGDVMLSVQDEGIGMTDDRMRHLNARLSEFDPEDTYDQESGEGLGLGLYVVARLAHRHGVRVKLREQKQGGVAAVVVLPKALLAAAPSSTVPSSVRLAGGAPAVTLPGADAEANSNVLRGRSVLRASLPAPAADEDPLIAAAEATVRETAGEPEAEPDAAPAAVSAPASPSPVIPAPREPEPESPSETTMELLLPELAPEVPAPDTTGEPSGATDGAPVPAAAATTSHTDGTAPGVTGTASRPAEPSERRAPEPDAPAEVPAGTPFEAPSGTAAQAPVEAGADRPAAQDSSGAGAGAGAVVGGEAAARDPYAIGPDDHERAPDEHPRLTDKGLPKRTPKISAPAAAPRPRVGGVDADALRRRLGGFHRGAIEGRREVEAEIAERTGETPTPEGQTPSVPTPVHAPAGPAPAARQPGARNAEASGGTVEEASS from the coding sequence GTGCAGAAGACGCGGCCGAGGCGCACAGGCAAGAAGACGGCCTCCAACTCCACAGCGGGTGGCGCCGTGGGCGACGCCACCGACTCCACGGGCCGGGGCAGGACCGCACACGTACGCAACCGGCTGATCGTGGCCGTGGCGGTCGTCGCGGCCGCCATCGCCGGAGCCGGCACGCCCATGGTGCTGTCCGCCTCACAGCAACTGAACGATTCCCAGAATCTGGTGACGCTCGCCCAGCGCACCCAGCAGGCGCTGACCCTCGCGCACGCGCTGGCCGACGAGCGTGACGAGGTCACCTCCTACGTCGCCGCCGGCAGGCCCCGGGCCAAGGCGCCCTCCGAGCAGCGCAGCACCCTGGTCGACCGGCAGGTCGACGAGCTGCGCGCGGACGCCGACGCCCCCGCCGCCCTGATCCATGACCTCGACGCCATCGCGACACTCAGGCACGAGGCACTGACGGGCAAGAGCTCCGCCCTTCAGGCGCACCAGGCGTACTCCGGTGCCATCGCCGAACTCCACGCCCTCGCCGAGGACCTGGCCGACCGGATGCCGCCGCGCGCGGGCTCCGGCGCGCACGCGCTCGCCGAGCTGGACACCGCCGTCCAGCAGTCCGCCGCGGCCCGGGGCCTGCTCCTTGCGGCCCTCGGCGTCCCGCACACCACCCAGAGCGTCTACAACCCGCTCACGGGCCTGTCGACCACCACGAACATCTCCTCGGCCGCCGACACCAAGCAGCGCGACGCGCTCAGCGCCGCCGCCCAGCAGGCGCGCGTCCGCTCCGACGCGGCCGTCGCGGACTTCCGCGAGACCGCGCCGAAGCAGGCCGTGAACGTCTACGACTCCACGGTCACCGGCCCCGACGTCGGCTCCGCCGACAAGTACCTGGAGAACCTCACCGCGCAGCCGAAGCTCTCCGACTCCGCGCTCGGCACCGGCGTCAAGAAGCTCGACGCCGCCCTGTCCGCCCGGATCGACCTCATGCGCGGCGCCGAGGCCTCCCTCAACGACCACCGCACCAAGGACCTCGAGAAGCTGCGGGACGACGACGTCACCGCCCTGGAGCTCCGCGTCACCCTCCTCGGCGTCCTGATGCTCGTCGCGGCCGGCATGACGATGGCCATGGCCCGCTCCCTCACCCGGCCGCTCGCCGTCCTGCGCCTCGGCTCGGCCCGGCTCGCCGCCGACCCGGCCACCGCGGAGCCGGTCAAGTTCACCGGCCGCAACGACGAGTTCGCCCAGGTCGTCCGCTCCGTCAACGCCCTGCACGCGCACACCGTCGCCCTGCACGAGCGGATCGCCCCCCTCGAAGGCGACCGCAAGCACCTCATCGGCCAGCGCCAGCAGACGGCCGACGAGCGCGACCGGCTGCGCGCCGAACTCGCCGCGTCGGTGGCCCACCTGGAGCAGGTGCGCGGCACCATCCACAGCACCTTCGTGAACCTCGCGCTGCGCACCCTCGGCCTGGTCGAGCGCCAGCTCGGCGTCATCGAGGGCCTGGAGGAGCGCGAGCAGGACCCGGACCGCCTCTCCACCCTCTTCAAGCTCGACCACTTCGCCACCGTCATGCGGCGGCACAGCGAGAACCTCCTCGTCCTCGCGGGCGCCGAGCACGTCCAGCACCACGCGGGAGCGGTCCCGCTCGTCGACGTCGCCCGCGCCTCGGTCAGCGAGATCGAGCGCTACGAACGGGTACGGATCGCCGCGCTGCCCCCGCACGCGCACATCGCCGGGTTCGCCGCCGACGACATCAGCCACCTGGTGGCCGAACTCCTGGAGAACGCCACCTCGTTCTCGCCGCCCGACGTGCCCGTCGAGGTCTCCGGCTGGCTGCTGGAGAGCGGCGACGTGATGCTCTCCGTGCAGGACGAGGGCATCGGCATGACCGACGACCGGATGCGGCACCTCAACGCGCGCCTCTCCGAGTTCGACCCGGAGGACACGTACGACCAGGAGAGCGGCGAGGGACTCGGGCTCGGCCTGTACGTCGTGGCCAGGCTCGCCCACCGGCACGGCGTACGGGTGAAGCTGCGCGAGCAGAAGCAGGGCGGGGTGGCCGCCGTGGTCGTCCTGCCGAAGGCACTGCTCGCCGCCGCCCCCTCGTCCACCGTGCCCTCCTCCGTCCGGCTCGCCGGCGGAGCCCCCGCGGTGACCCTGCCCGGCGCGGACGCGGAGGCCAACTCCAATGTGCTGCGCGGCCGTTCGGTCCTGCGTGCCTCGCTCCCGGCCCCGGCCGCCGACGAGGACCCGCTGATCGCGGCGGCCGAGGCGACCGTACGGGAGACCGCGGGCGAACCGGAGGCGGAGCCCGACGCGGCGCCGGCCGCCGTGTCCGCTCCCGCCTCCCCGAGCCCGGTCATCCCGGCGCCCCGCGAGCCCGAGCCCGAGTCGCCGTCCGAGACGACGATGGAGCTCCTGCTCCCGGAGCTGGCCCCCGAGGTCCCCGCGCCGGACACCACCGGCGAGCCGTCCGGCGCCACCGACGGGGCACCGGTCCCCGCCGCGGCCGCGACGACCTCGCACACGGACGGCACGGCCCCCGGCGTCACCGGGACCGCCTCCCGCCCCGCCGAGCCGTCGGAGCGGCGCGCACCGGAGCCGGACGCCCCCGCCGAGGTCCCCGCCGGGACCCCCTTCGAGGCCCCCTCGGGGACGGCGGCGCAGGCGCCCGTGGAAGCCGGCGCCGACCGGCCCGCGGCCCAGGACTCCTCCGGAGCCGGAGCCGGAGCCGGAGCCGTAGTCGGAGGCGAAGCCGCAGCCAGGGACCCGTACGCCATCGGCCCCGACGACCACGAGCGGGCCCCCGACGAGCACCCCAGGCTCACGGACAAGGGCCTGCCCAAGCGCACGCCGAAGATCTCCGCCCCCGCCGCCGCCCCGCGGCCCCGCGTGGGCGGCGTGGACGCCGACGCACTGCGCCGCAGGCTCGGCGGGTTCCACCGGGGCGCGATCGAGGGCCGCCGCGAGGTGGAGGCCGAGATCGCCGAACGGACGGGCGAGACCCCCACGCCCGAAGGACAGACCCCGTCGGTCCCCACACCCGTACACGCGCCCGCAGGACCCGCGCCCGCCGCGCGCCAGCCCGGCGCACGGAACGCGGAAGCATCGGGGGGCACAGTCGAGGAGGCAAGCAGTTGA
- a CDS encoding roadblock/LC7 domain-containing protein, translating into MTATSTFGLSSEARNLHWLLTNLVEEVPGLQSVAVVSSDGLLLLSSDPGRNAEARTADSARPKGPKGSAADLATIVSGIGSLTLGAAKLMDSGGVKQTMVAMDEGSLFVMAISDGSLLGVHGSADCDMSVVAYHMALFVGRAGHVLTPELRIELRKSLEADPSGSA; encoded by the coding sequence TTGACCGCGACCAGTACCTTCGGCCTGAGCAGCGAAGCACGTAACCTGCACTGGCTGCTGACCAATCTCGTCGAGGAGGTGCCCGGCCTCCAGTCGGTCGCGGTCGTCTCCTCCGACGGCCTGCTCCTGCTCTCCTCCGACCCCGGCCGCAACGCCGAGGCGAGGACGGCCGACAGCGCCAGGCCGAAGGGCCCCAAGGGCTCCGCCGCCGACCTCGCCACCATCGTCTCCGGCATCGGCAGCCTCACGCTCGGCGCGGCCAAGCTGATGGACAGCGGCGGCGTCAAGCAGACCATGGTCGCGATGGACGAGGGCAGCCTCTTCGTCATGGCCATCAGCGACGGCTCGCTGCTCGGCGTGCACGGATCGGCGGACTGCGACATGAGCGTGGTGGCGTACCACATGGCGCTCTTCGTCGGCCGGGCCGGACACGTCCTGACCCCCGAGCTGCGCATCGAGCTCCGAAAATCCCTTGAGGCCGACCCTTCCGGGAGCGCCTGA
- a CDS encoding DUF742 domain-containing protein — MTASNGVTKLPVRGGGRKPARVRPYSLTGGRTRFGHVLLVETFVAALDAPEVRKELTNGSLTTRVMPEMRAIVELCRRMRTVAEIAALLRMPLGVVRVLLSDLADQGKIRVYGTGHGPGQPDRALLERVLSGLRRL, encoded by the coding sequence ATGACCGCTTCGAACGGCGTCACGAAGCTCCCGGTCCGCGGCGGCGGACGCAAGCCCGCCCGCGTACGCCCCTATTCGCTCACCGGCGGACGGACGCGCTTCGGCCACGTCCTGCTGGTGGAGACGTTCGTGGCCGCGCTGGACGCCCCCGAGGTGCGCAAGGAGCTGACCAACGGCTCGCTCACCACCCGGGTCATGCCCGAGATGCGGGCCATCGTCGAACTCTGCCGCCGGATGCGTACGGTGGCGGAGATCGCCGCACTTCTCAGGATGCCGCTCGGAGTGGTCCGCGTGCTCTTGAGCGACCTGGCGGACCAGGGAAAGATCCGCGTGTACGGAACAGGTCACGGCCCGGGACAGCCCGACCGTGCCCTGCTGGAAAGGGTGCTGAGTGGACTCCGTCGTCTCTGA
- a CDS encoding MarR family transcriptional regulator has product MHEGGRDGGRPVESGVSGNGVDRPAVPAGGEREFLSLERELTVFLRRARASQGEMAREVHPDLESAAYGLLVRLEECGRQRATELAAYIGVGKATMSRQLRALEELGLVAREPDPADGRAWLVHLTDEGRGRVSSVREARRARYVRQLAHWDQNEVAELARLLNQLNRGMEK; this is encoded by the coding sequence GTGCACGAGGGCGGAAGAGACGGCGGACGTCCGGTCGAATCCGGAGTGTCGGGAAATGGTGTGGACCGGCCCGCCGTGCCCGCCGGCGGGGAGCGCGAGTTCCTCTCCCTGGAACGCGAGTTGACGGTCTTCCTGCGGCGAGCCCGGGCCAGCCAGGGGGAGATGGCCCGCGAGGTCCATCCCGACCTGGAGTCCGCCGCGTACGGACTCCTCGTGCGCCTGGAGGAGTGCGGCCGCCAGCGCGCCACCGAACTCGCCGCCTACATCGGCGTCGGCAAGGCCACGATGTCCCGGCAGCTGCGTGCCCTGGAGGAGCTGGGGCTGGTCGCGCGCGAACCCGATCCCGCCGACGGCCGCGCCTGGCTCGTCCATCTCACCGACGAGGGCCGGGGCCGTGTCTCCAGCGTCCGTGAGGCCCGCCGGGCCCGGTACGTGCGCCAACTCGCCCACTGGGACCAGAACGAGGTCGCTGAACTGGCCCGCCTGCTGAACCAGCTGAACCGAGGCATGGAGAAGTAG
- a CDS encoding protein phosphatase 2C domain-containing protein: MRTELVSEPGDPDRPNEDFASVGLPASGQGGSLVVLDGVTPPRGDYGCRHTVPWFSARLGGALTELSVSQRDLPLAEVLSRAIRRVADAHAGTCDLSHPRTPQATVVLARWSASRVEYLVLSDSALLVESPSGEVTALLDDRLSLVPRASLASDAIADATVRNKEGGFFTAAADPSVAARAVTGTLPRASVRALTALTDGAARWVERFHVGDWSRLFALVRDEGAASLVERVRHLERLDARDRPGSRRGKAHDDATVVFAEL, translated from the coding sequence ATGCGCACTGAACTCGTGTCGGAGCCCGGCGACCCGGACCGCCCCAATGAGGACTTCGCATCGGTCGGGCTTCCCGCTTCAGGACAGGGCGGTTCACTGGTCGTGCTGGACGGGGTGACCCCGCCCCGGGGCGACTACGGCTGCCGGCACACCGTCCCCTGGTTCTCCGCGCGGCTCGGCGGGGCACTGACCGAACTGTCCGTTTCGCAGCGGGATTTGCCGTTGGCGGAGGTTCTCTCGCGGGCGATCCGGCGCGTCGCCGACGCCCACGCCGGCACCTGTGACCTTTCTCACCCGCGCACACCCCAGGCAACCGTGGTCCTCGCGCGGTGGTCCGCCTCCCGGGTCGAGTACCTGGTCCTCTCGGACTCGGCGCTGCTGGTGGAGTCGCCCTCCGGCGAGGTCACCGCCCTGCTGGACGACCGTCTCTCCCTGGTCCCGCGCGCCTCTCTCGCCTCGGACGCGATCGCCGACGCGACCGTCCGCAACAAGGAGGGCGGTTTCTTCACGGCGGCCGCGGACCCGTCGGTGGCCGCGCGCGCGGTGACGGGCACGCTCCCCCGGGCCTCGGTCCGCGCCCTGACGGCCCTCACGGACGGCGCGGCCCGCTGGGTGGAGAGGTTCCACGTGGGCGACTGGAGCCGGCTGTTCGCCCTCGTGCGCGACGAGGGTGCCGCCTCGCTCGTCGAGCGCGTACGGCACCTGGAGCGCCTCGACGCGCGGGACCGGCCGGGGTCCCGCCGGGGCAAGGCGCACGACGACGCGACGGTGGTGTTCGCGGAGCTGTGA
- a CDS encoding NlpC/P60 family protein, with protein MSGRLLRLVCTGAVAVGALLPSAPAVAVPEPGQGAERSVASLLTDLQRLYRDAERATETYNATAEKLKKQRAEVAGLDARLARARLSLEDSRGAAGRLARQQYQSGDEISTYVRLLLARDPQHALDQGHLIRQLSLERAATVRRVTGGEKRTDGLARAARKALDGQLSLAARQKKERDEVRGRLDAVQTMLASLTADQIAELDRVERSGTATAQKKIMASGALSSVRPPTREGAEALSYAVDQIGKPYEWGAQGPKAYDCSGLTSQAWERAGRPIPRTSQEQWAELPHVPLDRLRPGDLVVYFPEATHVALYLGAGMVVQAPRPGARIKVSPIAANPLLGAVRPDPDGEPLRQYTPPKLPEDATNGSDEGYAFTAPASDAG; from the coding sequence GTGTCAGGAAGGCTTCTGCGGCTGGTCTGCACGGGGGCGGTCGCGGTCGGGGCGCTGCTTCCCTCGGCTCCCGCCGTGGCCGTCCCGGAGCCCGGACAGGGCGCCGAGCGGTCCGTCGCCTCGTTGCTGACGGATCTTCAGCGGCTCTACCGGGACGCCGAACGCGCCACCGAGACGTACAACGCGACCGCCGAGAAGCTGAAGAAGCAGCGCGCCGAGGTGGCCGGGCTCGACGCCCGTCTCGCCAGGGCCCGCCTGTCGCTCGAGGACAGCCGGGGCGCCGCCGGGCGGCTGGCCCGGCAGCAGTACCAGAGCGGGGACGAGATCTCCACGTACGTACGGCTGCTGCTGGCACGGGATCCGCAGCACGCCCTCGACCAGGGGCACCTGATCAGGCAGTTGTCGCTGGAGCGGGCCGCGACCGTGCGGCGTGTGACGGGCGGCGAGAAGCGGACCGACGGACTCGCGCGTGCGGCCCGCAAGGCCCTGGACGGACAACTCTCGCTGGCCGCGCGGCAGAAGAAGGAGCGGGACGAGGTGCGCGGGCGGCTGGACGCCGTCCAGACAATGCTCGCCTCGCTGACCGCGGACCAGATCGCCGAGCTGGACCGGGTGGAACGGTCGGGGACGGCCACGGCCCAGAAGAAGATCATGGCGTCCGGTGCGCTGAGCAGTGTGCGTCCGCCCACGCGGGAGGGAGCGGAGGCCCTGAGCTACGCCGTCGACCAGATCGGGAAGCCGTACGAGTGGGGGGCACAGGGGCCGAAGGCCTACGACTGCTCGGGGCTGACGTCCCAGGCCTGGGAACGGGCCGGCCGGCCCATCCCGCGCACCAGCCAGGAGCAGTGGGCCGAGCTCCCGCACGTCCCGCTGGACCGGCTGCGGCCCGGTGATCTGGTGGTCTACTTCCCCGAGGCCACGCATGTGGCGCTCTACCTCGGCGCCGGGATGGTGGTGCAGGCACCGCGGCCCGGGGCGCGGATCAAGGTCTCCCCCATCGCGGCGAACCCGCTGCTGGGTGCCGTCCGCCCGGACCCGGACGGGGAGCCCCTGCGGCAGTACACACCACCGAAGCTCCCCGAGGATGCCACGAACGGATCCGACGAGGGCTACGCCTTCACGGCCCCGGCATCCGACGCCGGGTAG